One genomic region from Haloterrigena gelatinilytica encodes:
- a CDS encoding HTH domain-containing protein, with protein MSAGEPAPSSAVALESADLRIDCYVRSGVPAPIAEIVDGVVGRLESLCEAGRIDEYRVSGWPPETGAASAPSRGELVAAFERWADRNGCSIEPGFRRRERPTSPLGTESAAARERVRVPVVALALSADGDVTDPAALRGVVPYTERPNTADERTYTVDEWLSAVESDAADRDAPAAGPDPSLIPGGQR; from the coding sequence ATGTCGGCCGGTGAGCCCGCCCCGTCTTCGGCCGTCGCGCTCGAGTCGGCGGACCTCCGGATCGACTGCTACGTTCGATCCGGCGTCCCCGCCCCGATCGCCGAGATCGTCGACGGCGTCGTCGGACGACTGGAGTCCCTCTGCGAGGCCGGGCGAATCGACGAGTACCGGGTCTCCGGCTGGCCGCCGGAAACGGGCGCCGCGAGCGCGCCGTCGCGGGGCGAACTCGTGGCCGCGTTCGAGCGCTGGGCCGACCGAAACGGGTGTTCGATCGAGCCGGGATTTCGCCGACGCGAACGCCCGACGTCGCCGCTCGGAACGGAGTCGGCCGCCGCGCGCGAGCGCGTTCGCGTCCCGGTCGTGGCGCTCGCGCTGTCCGCGGACGGGGACGTGACGGATCCGGCGGCCCTCCGCGGAGTCGTCCCGTATACGGAACGGCCGAACACCGCCGACGAGCGGACGTACACCGTCGACGAGTGGCTGTCCGCGGTCGAGTCCGACGCGGCGGACCGCGACGCGCCCGCCGCGGGGCCGGACCCGTCGCTGATTCCAGGGGGACAGCGATGA
- a CDS encoding MarR family transcriptional regulator, producing MSTSERRLTVPNELASPQAKLVYLAVRVTDEPTVTQLQQLLGLSKLTLLPLLASLDDRDFIRRTEDGYVGR from the coding sequence ATGTCCACGAGTGAACGCCGACTAACAGTTCCGAACGAGCTCGCATCGCCGCAGGCCAAACTGGTCTATCTGGCCGTCCGCGTGACGGACGAGCCGACGGTCACCCAACTGCAGCAGCTGTTAGGGCTCTCCAAACTCACGCTCTTGCCGCTTCTCGCATCGCTCGACGATCGGGATTTCATTCGGCGGACGGAGGACGGCTATGTCGGCCGGTGA